One Spinacia oleracea cultivar Varoflay chromosome 4, BTI_SOV_V1, whole genome shotgun sequence DNA segment encodes these proteins:
- the LOC110782757 gene encoding E3 ubiquitin-protein ligase UPL2, producing the protein MMLKAPRLIDFDNKRAYFRSRIRQQHEQHHAGPLRISVRRAYVLEDSYNQLRMRSNQDLKGRLNVQFQGEEGIDAGGLTREWYQLLSRVIFDTGTPLFTTVGNDATFQPNPNSVYQTEHLSYFKFVGRVVAKALFDGQLLDVYFTRSFYKHILGVKVTYHDIEAVDPDYYKNLKWLLENDVSDILDLTFSMDADEEKLILYEKTQVFPSSNGGSYGIGESPVPK; encoded by the exons ATGATGCTGAAAGCACCTCGTCTCATCGATTTTGATAACAAGAGGGCATACTTTCGTTCTAGAATCAGGCAACAGCATGAGCAACACCATGCTGGGCCACTCAGAATAAGTGTTCGCCGGGCATATGTTCTTGAAGACTCATATAATCAGCTGCGAATGAGATCAAATCAGGATCTGAAGGGGCGATTGAATGTTCAGTTTCAAGGTGAAGAGGGAATTGATGCTGGTGGCCTAACAAGAGAGTGGTACCAGTTATTGTCAAGGGTTATCTTTGATACGGGTACACCACTGTTCACCACAGTTGGAAATGATGCAACCTTCCAGCCAAACCCTAATTCTGTTTACCAGACTGAACATCTATCATACTTCAAATTTGTTGGCCGTGTG GTTGCCAAGGCCTTATTCGATGGGCAACTTTTGGATGTGTACTTCACCCGTTCCTTCTACAAGCATATTTTGGGCGTGAAGGTGACCTATCACGACATTGAGGCTGTTGATCCAGATTACTATAAGAATTTGAAGTGGTTGCTGGAG AATGATGTCAGTGATATTCTTGACCTTACTTTTAGCATGGACGCAGATGAGGAGAAACTTATTTTGTATGAGAAAACACAG GTTTTTCCAAGTTCTAATGGCGGATCCTATGGAATCGGCGAGTCCCCGGTTCCAAAGTAG
- the LOC110782756 gene encoding pentatricopeptide repeat-containing protein At5g55840: protein MYSNLVSSTIKKLSILPRICYSFRAFSHLNSSHFLGNHSSSHTAAATTTPKTTCKNSRISGDLEDSIYAILTLDRWESLNHMEYKLASLRPVHGRLALKFLDWVIKRPGLELNHIIHMYCITIHILVRARMYDYAKTLLKRVSRLGVDVSSIFGALMGTYRLCRSNPSVFDLLMRIYLKLGQVDHALETFHLMASRGFNPSVHTCNMILAAVRPHQVAWDFFKGMLARRICPDISTFNALLNILGSEGQLKKAGYLLRKMEESGYVPNVVTYNTMLGWYCKNGRYKAVCDLMDQMSCKGIEGDTHTYNMLIDSLCRSNRSTKGYLLLKRMRKKKILPNVVTCNTLVNGFVKEGKLEVAAKVFEDMGRFDLNPNHITYNTLLDGHCSHGSFQEAFKILCRMESVGFTPNEVSYGTLLNGLCKHAKFKLARSVVESMEAKGITVSCTMYTMMMDGFCKNGMLSEAIDLLAPMSRDGACADVITYSVLINGFFRIGKMYNAKEILCKMYKAGIRPNRVIYATMVYNSCKQGRIIEALKYYAAMSTDGHEADLQTCNLLVSSLCSSKMFQEAEDFMQHMSIIGVTPNSITFDCMIDGYSNFGNVSRAFSFFDEMVKLGYNPRPLTYGSLLKGLCRGGNFEMGKRFFRSLCNISGMPDASAYNTLIAAMCKSGRLAEAVDLCDEMIRNDLLPDRHTYITLLSGLCKKGKVVAALLFLGNLTRRGILYPCQVVYTILIDASFKAGHLNAASYLCDNMVREEVYPDVVATNAIIDGYSRNGQVMKAHEILQLMSGNSFPSLASYNILLHGYSKQRELSKCFILYNSLIRKEHIPDNLTEHSLILGLCESQAVELAVKCLKKMIMERSIPDQLTFNMLIRKCCESGKMEKAFDLTDVMMKVGVQTDRTTYDNIVIGLTKTYAFQEVRMIFREMLAKGYVPTCRQYITLMKGMLRARDIAGAFRLKDEMEGLGVSSCDVAESAMVRGLVNCGKIDDARLVFDFILRRNLVPSVVTFTTMMHGFCKEARVTEALKLREIMEQHKLKPDVILYNVLISGLHATGDTGMAYELYEEMKQRGLWANSTTFEILINAVLAKKDLVKGETLLTDMLERGFISQIGSSDDMEQVLLSALNTLKYMRHNRGNQEGRRLGFINNQV from the exons ATGTATTCAAATTTAGTTTCctcaacaatcaagaaactgtcTATATTACCCAGAATTTGTTATAGTTTTCGAGCTTTTTCTCACCTGAATTCCTCCCATTTCCTGGGAAACCATTCAAGCTCTCACACTGCTGCTGCTACTACTACCCCCAAAACAACATGCAAGAATTCCCGAATTTCTG GGGATTTGGAAGACAGTATTTATGCAATCCTCACTCTTGACCGATGGGAGTCCCTGAACCACATGGAATACAAATTGGCTTCACTTAGACCCGTTCATGGAAGATTGGCTTTGAAATTTCTTGACTGGGTTATCAAACGGCCGGGTTTGGAGTTGAATCACATAATCCATATGTATTGTATTACAATTCACATACTAGTTAGAGCTAGGATGTATGATTACGCTAAGACACTCTTAAAGCGTGTATCTCGTTTAGGTGTCGATGTAAGTTCCATTTTTGGTGCCCTCATGGGAACTTATCGCCTTTGCCGTTCAAATCCTTCAGTCTTTGACCTTTTAATGAGGATTTATTTGAAATTGGGACAAGTAGACCATGCTCTAGAGACATTTCATTTGATGGCTTCCCGAGGATTTAACCCATCAGTTCATACTTGCAATATGATCTTAGCTGCAGTTCGACCACATCAAGTGGCTTGGGATTTCTTTAAAGGGATGCTTGCGAGAAGGATTTGCCCAGACATTAGTACCTTTAATGCACTGTTGAACATTCTAGGTTCCGAAGGGCAGCTTAAGAAAGCTGGGTATCTCCTCAGGAAAATGGAAGAATCTGGTTATGTCCCGAATGTGGTTACTTACAATACTATGCTTGGTTGGTATTGTAAGAATGGAAGGTATAAAGCAGTTTGTGACCTTATGGATCAGATGAGTTGTAAAGGTATTGAAGGAGATACACATACTTATAATATGCTTATTGATAGTTTATGTAGGAGTAATAGGAGTACGAAAGGGTATCTACTCTTGAAAAGGATGAGGAAGAAGAAAATACTCCCCAACGTGGTGACTTGTAATACTCTTGTGAATGGGTTTGTCAAAGAAGGGAAGCTTGAAGTTGCTGCTAAGGTTTTTGAGGATATGGGGAGGTTTGATCTTAATCCAAACCATATCACCTACAATACATTGCTTGATGGTCATTGCAGTCACGGTAGTTTTCAGGAAGCTTTCAAAATTCTTTGTAGAATGGAATCTGTGGGGTTTACACCTAATGAAGTTAGCTACGGGACTCTGTTGAATGGATTATGCAAGCATGCCAAATTTAAACTTGCAAGAAGTGTTGTGGAGAGCATGGAAGCAAAAGGTATTACGGTTAGTTGTACCATGTATACAATGATGATGGATGGATTTTGCAAAAATGGCATGCTCAGTGAAGCTATAGATTTGCTAGCCCCAATGTCAAGAGATGGCGCTTGTGCTGATGTCATCACGTATTCTGTGCTAATTAATGGATTCTTTAGAATAGGAAAGATGTATAATGCAAAGGAGATATTGTGTAAGATGTATAAAGCAGGAATCCGACCTAACAGGGTCATATATGCAACTATGGTTTATAATTCTTGCAAACAAGGAAGAATTATAGAAGCCTTGAAATATTATGCAGCCATGAGCACTGATGGACATGAAGCTGATCTTCAAACATGTAATTTGTTGGTTTCCTCTCTTTGCAGCAGTAAAATGTTTCAGGAGGCTGAGGATTTCATGCAACACATGAGTATAATTGGTGTCACGCCCAATTCCATTACCTTTGACTGTATGATTGATGGTTATTCAAATTTTGGCAATGTTTCCAGAGCATTTTCCTTTTTTGATGAGATGGTTAAATTAGGTTATAATCCAAGACCTCTCACGTATGGAAGTCTTCTGAAAGGACTCTGTAGGGGTGGAAACTTCGAGATGGGGAAAAGATTTTTCCGGTCGCTGTGTAATATTTCTGGTATGCCTGATGCTTCTGCATACAATACATTGATTGCTGCAATGTGTAAATCGGGCAGATTGGCAGAAGCAGTAGACCTCTGTGATGAAATGATCCGGAATGATCTTCTACCTGACAGGCACACATACATTACTCTTCTGAGTGGTTTATGTAAAAAGGGAAAAGTTGTTGCTGCACTTCTCTTTCTTGGAAATTTGACTAGGAGGGGAATTTTATATCCTTGTCAAGTGGTATATACTATACTGATTGATGCTTCATTTAAGGCTGGTCATCTAAACGCTGCTTCCTATTTGTGTGATAATATGGTGAGGGAAGAGGTCTACCCTGATGTTGTTGCTACAAATGCTATTATTGACGGATATTCTAGGAATGGGCAAGTGATGAAGGCACATGAAATTCTTCAGTTGATGAGTGGGAACTCTTTTCCAAGTTTGGCTTCATATAACATTCTTTTACACGGGTACTCAAAGCAGCGGGAACTCTCAAAATGCTTTATTTTGTACAATTCTCTAATAAGGAAGGAACATATTCCTGATAATTTAACTGAACATTCTCTCATTCTTGGACTCTGTGAGTCACAGGCAGTTGAACTTGCTGTGAAATGTTTGAAGAAGATGATAATGGAGAGAAGTATTCCTGATCAGTTGACATTTAACATGCTTATCAGAAAATGTTGTGAAAGTGGTAAGATGGAGAAGGCATTCGATCTCACTGATGTGATGATGAAGGTGGGAGTGCAAACTGATAGAACTACCTATGATAACATCGTCATTGGACTCACCAAAACATACGCTTTCCAGGAGGTCCGAATGATTTTTCGTGAAATGCTTGCAAAGGGTTATGTCCCTACTTGCAGACAGTATATCACTCTGATGAAAGGAATGTTGAGAGCAAGAGATATAGCAGGTGCTTTTAGGCTTAAGGATGAAATGGAGGGTCTTGGTGTTAGCTCCTGTGATGTAGCTGAGAGTGCTATGGTTAGGGGACTTGTGAACTGTGGAAAGATTGATGATGCAAGATTGGTTTTTGATTTCATTCTCCGGAGGAATCTGGTTCCATCTGTTGTCACGTTTACAACAATGATGCATGGGTTTTGCAAAGAGGCCAGGGTTACCGAGGCTTTGAAATTGCGGGAAATCATGgaacaacataaattaaaaccTGATGTCATTTTGTACAATGTACTTATTTCTGGCCTTCATGCTACTGGTGATACGGGTATGGCTTATGAGCTATACGAGGAGATGAAACAAAGAGGTCTTTGGGCTAATAGTACTACTTTTGAGATTCTCATTAATGCTGTTCTTGCTAAAAAGGACCTTGTAAAGGGTGAAACTCTTCTGACAGATATGCTTGAAAGGGGATTCATATCTCAAATCGGAAGCTCAGATGACATGGAGCAGGTTTTATTATCTGCTCTGAACACCTTGAAATATATGCGACATAATAGAGGGAATCAAGAGGGCCGGAGATTAGGCTTCATTAACAATCAGGTTTAA